From Kitasatospora sp. MAP12-44:
TGCCTCTCTATACGCGGATCGTCGACTGTCTGTGACGAAGTTGATGCCGCGCAGCGGGATCGCCATCCCCTTGCGAGCCGGCTCGGCCACCTCGGGCTCGACGTCGTCGTCGATCCCGGTCAACGGCAGCCCCAGCACGCGCAGTTCGACGGCGGCGCTCTTCAGCGCCAGCTCGCTGTCCTTCTTGGGCCCGGCGTCCGCCGAGACCACGACCACCTCGGGGTCGTTCAGGATCTGCCGCACCAGCTCCGACAGCACCCGCTTGGGGCCGAACTCGACGAAGACCCGGAAGCCCGCGTCGTACATCTCCTTGATCCGGGCGCTGAAGTCGACCGGCTTCAGCAACTGGCCGACCAGCGTCTCGGCGTTCGCCGCCTCGTCCTCGCCGTACGCGGCGCCGGGGCTGTTGGCGTAGACGGGCAGGCGCGGCGCCCGGACCCGTTCGCGCGCCACGGCGGCCCGGAACGCCTCGGCCGCGTGCCCGACGAAGCGGGTGTGGAACGCGGCGGCCACCGGCAGCCGGCGTACCGACACCGCGCCGCCGGTCGCGTCGGCGACCAGCCGCTCGATCTCGGCGACCGGGCCGCCGACCACGATCTGGTCCAGCGCGTTGAGGTTGCAGACCGTGATCTCGCGGTACTTCGCGATCAGCGCCTCGACCTCGGCGAGCGGAGCGCGCACCGCGGCCATCGCCCCCGGGTCGAAGCCGGCCGCGTCGAAGCCGGCCGGGGCCGACTTCGGCGGCGCCATCGCCGCGCCGCGGGCCCGGGCCAGCGCGAAGAACTCCTCGTCCTGCAGCGAGCCGGCCGCCCACAGCGCGGTGAGCTCGCCGAAGCTGTGCCCGATCGCGCCGTCCAGCGACAGGCCCAGCGCACTGAGCCAGCGGTACTGGCCCACCGACAGCGCGCCGATCGCGGGCTGCGCGAACTCGGTTCGACGCAGCGCCTCCTCCTGCGCGGCCCGGGTGGTGTCGTCGAACGCGGGCGAGGGGAAGACCACCCGGCCCAGCGTCTCGCCCTCGGTGAAGCCCTGGTTGGCCTGGTCGAAGGCGGCCCGAATTGCCGGCACCGCGAGCGCGGCCGTCCGGCCCATGCCCGCGTACTGGCTGCCCTGGCCGGCGAAGAGGCCCGCCACCTTGCCCGAACCGGCGAGCGCGGCCCGCCGGTAGCTGATGCCCTTGGGGTGCTGCCAGGCGTCCGCCGTCGGCCGGGCCAGCAGCTGGCCCGCCGCGAGGGTGCGCAGCTCGGCGAACTCCTCGGCGCTGCGCGCGACGATGCCGATCCGGGCGTGCCCGGCCGGGATGGCGCCCTCAGGGTCGGCCGCGGCGCCGTCCGCCAGGCGCTGGGCCAGGGTGGCCGGGTCAGCGCTGTGCCAGACGCCGGTCTGCGCGACCGGTCCGAGCACGGTGGCCCGGCCGCCCTCGCTGCCGTGCTCCTCCAGGACCATGTGGAAGTTGGTGCCGCCGAAGCCGAACGACGAGACGGCGCCCCGGCGGACCGGGCGCTTGGGGTCCAGGATCCACGGCCGGGCCTGGGAGTTGACGTAGAACGGGGTCTTGCCGAAGTCCACCGCGCTGCTCGGGGCGACCACGTTGATGGTGGGCGGCAGCACCTTCTGGTGCAGCGCCAGCGCGACCTTGATCAGGCCGGCCGCGCCGGCCGCGGCCTTGGTGTGCCCGATCTGCGACTTGATGCTGCCGATCGCGGCGTGCTGGGCCTCCGCGCCGGTCGCGGCGGGGTCCGTCGCCTCGGCCACCACCGCGCTGAGGGCGGTGAGTTCGGTGTGGTCACCGACCGCCGTGCCGGTGCCGTGCGCCTCGAAGAGCTCGACGGCGTCGGCGCTCACACCGGCGTCGACGTAGGCGCGGCGCAGCGCGACCTCCTGGCCGGCGGCGCGCGGTGCGTAGATGCTCTTGAACCGGCCGTCGCTGGAGGTGCCGATGCCGCGCAGCACCGCGTAGACCCGGTCGCCGTCGCGCTCGGCGTCGGCCAGCCGCTTGAGCGCCAGCATGCCGATGCCCTCGCCGATCAACGTCCCGTCGGCCGAGTCGTCGAAGGGCCGGATCAGCCCGCTCTTGGAGAAGGCCGGGGTCTTGCTGAAGCACATGTACATCAGGATGGTGTTCTCGGCGTCGCAGCCGCCCGAGATCATCAAGTCGGCCCGGCCCTCGACCAGTTCGCTGACCGCGAGCTTGACGGCGGCCAGCGAGCTGGCGCAGGCCGCGTCCACCGTGCAGTTGGTGCCGCCGAGGTCGAAGCGGTTGGCGATCCGGCCCGCCACCACATTGCCGAGCATGCCGGGGAAGGAGTTCTCCTCCCACGGGATGTAGGCCTTCTTGAAGCGGTCGGCGATCTCGTCGGCGTCCCGCTCGCTGAGTCCGCAGCTGCGCACGACCTCCTTGAGCACCGGTGTCTGGAGCCGGGCGGAGAGCGGCTGGGTGAGCGAGTTGGCGCCGGTGATGCCGAGGATCACCCCGGTCCGGCCCGGGTCGTACCAGGACTTCTCGGCGCCGGCGTCGCGCAGCACGTCGCGGGCGACCACCAGGCTGAGCAGCTGGAGGATGTCGGTCACCTCCAGGATGTTCGGCGGCAGGCCGAACTCCATCGGGTTGAACGCGATCTCCGGCAGGAAGCCGCCGCGCCGGCAGTACGTCTTGTCCTCGGCCATCGGGTCGGGGTCGTAGTAGTCGTCCAGGTTCCAGTGGCCGGCCGGGACGTCCTCGATGCAGTCGACGGCGCCCACGACGTTGCGCCAGAGATCACGCACATTCGGTGATTTGGGGAACAGGCCCGCCAGCCCGACGATGGCGACGGGCGTGTCGGCCAGACGCCGGGTGGCGTCCGGAGTCGACGGTGCGTTCACGGGGGTCCTCTCAATCATCGGTCTGCGGCCGCAGCCCGGTGGGATCGGGGGTGCTCGACAGCGGGACGGCTGCGTCCCGGGGCACCGCTCCGCGGGTGTCAGACAGCGGCCGGCTCGGCCAGCAGCTCGGCGAGTACGGCCAGGTTGGCCGGCTGGCGGAGCATCGTGTAGTGGTCGCCGGCGACGTCGAGGTGACGCAGCGGCCGGGTGCTGAGCTGGTCCCAGCCCAGGCTTCCGTCGTTCGGCAGCAGCGAGTCGGCGGGCTTGAGCAGGGTGATGGTGCGGTCCAGCGCGCCAGGCCGGTAGGCCAGCGCGAACCGGTTGTTGCGCCGCAGTCCGGCCAGGTAGGTGTCGAACAGCTTGCGCAGCCCGGGCAGTTCGGTGTCGGCGGGCAGCACGCCCTGCGCCGTCGCGGCCGCCAGCAGCTCGGGCAGCCGGCGCTCGGCGACCGGTCCCGGCTGCCAGTCCAGCGGCTGCTCGCGCTTGGCCGCCAGGTACATCGCGAACCAGCGCAGCAGCATCTCGGGCTCCAGCAGCTCCTCGCCGCGCTGGTAGTCGGGCACCGGCGCGATGCTGTCGAGCAGCACGAGGTCGGTCAGCAGCTCGCCGAGGCCGGCCCGCTCTGCCTGCCGGGCCATCTCGAAGGCGACGACCCCGCCGAAGGACCAGCCGACCAGCGCGAACGGCGCGTCGGCCGGGCGGGCGGCGGTGAGCTCGGCCAGGCAGCGGGCGGCGAGCTCCTCGATGCCGATGACGGTCCGCTCGGGAGCGAACACGGCGGCGAAGTACTCCGGGACGAGCTGCAGGTCGAGCAGTCCGAACGCCGCGCCCTCGGGCAGCGCCGCGGCGGCGGGTGCCCAGGCGGAGGCCGCCAGCGCGCCGGGGTGCACCGCGTAGACGTGGCTGCGGTCGTGGCCCGCGGCCGGGCGTAGCCGGGCCAGCAGGGGCCGGGCCGCAGCGCGGGGTCTGTCAGGCAGTGGCGACACGGTTGCTGCTCTCCTCGGCGATGTGCTCGGCGAGCGCGGCGATGGTCGGGTGGTATACCAGAGCGCGGTGGCCTCCAGCTCGAAGCCCAGCCAGTTCTCCAGTTCGCCGGCCAGGATCAGCGCCTCGGTGGAGTCGAGGTCGAACTCGTCGAAGTACTGCTCGACGTTGACCTGCTCGGGGTCGATGGACAGCCGGGTGGCGAGCTTGTCGATGAGCCAGGCCTGCGCGTCCTCGGCGGTGACGTGCTGCATGAGATCCCTCCAGGGGAATCGGGTGGACGGGCCGGGACGGCCCAGGAGCTGGTGCGGCTGCCCGGGGTGGGTCAGCCGGCGGTGGACCGGTCGATGTCGCGTCCGACGGCGGCGGCGGCGCGCAGCCCGGAGACGAATCCCGACTCGTGCGAGCCGATCAGGTCGGGGCCGATCTTCGGCGAGTGGAAGTAGGAGCCCGCGAGCTTGATCCGCCCGGTGTCGTTGACCGAGTGGATGTCCTTCTGCATCGCCCGGACGTCCATGTCGATGATCGGGTGGGTGT
This genomic window contains:
- a CDS encoding thioesterase domain-containing protein; amino-acid sequence: MQHVTAEDAQAWLIDKLATRLSIDPEQVNVEQYFDEFDLDSTEALILAGELENWLGFELEATALWYTTRPSPRSPSTSPRRAATVSPLPDRPRAAARPLLARLRPAAGHDRSHVYAVHPGALAASAWAPAAAALPEGAAFGLLDLQLVPEYFAAVFAPERTVIGIEELAARCLAELTAARPADAPFALVGWSFGGVVAFEMARQAERAGLGELLTDLVLLDSIAPVPDYQRGEELLEPEMLLRWFAMYLAAKREQPLDWQPGPVAERRLPELLAAATAQGVLPADTELPGLRKLFDTYLAGLRRNNRFALAYRPGALDRTITLLKPADSLLPNDGSLGWDQLSTRPLRHLDVAGDHYTMLRQPANLAVLAELLAEPAAV